Proteins encoded together in one Rhinopithecus roxellana isolate Shanxi Qingling chromosome 3, ASM756505v1, whole genome shotgun sequence window:
- the LOC104677852 gene encoding high mobility group protein B3 produces the protein MAKGDPKKPKGKMSAYAFFVQTCREEHKKKNPEVPVNFAEFSKKCSERWKTMSGKEKSKFDEMAKADKVRYDREMKDYGPAKGGKKKKDPNAPKRPPSGFFLFCSEFRPKIKSTNPGISIGDVAKKLGEMWNNLNDSEKQPYITKAAKLKEKYEKDVADYKSKGKFDGAKGPAKVAQKKVEEEDEEEEEEEEEEEEEEDE, from the coding sequence ATGGCTAAAGGTGACCCGAAGAAACCAAAGGGCAAGATGTCTGCTTATGCCTTCTTTGTGCAGACGTGCAGAGAAGAACATAAGAAGAAAAACCCGGAGGTCCCTGTGAACTTTGCAGAATTTTCCAAGAAGTGCTCTGAGAGGTGGAAGACGATGTCCGGGAAAGAGAAATCTAAATTTGATGAAATGGCAAAGGCAGATAAAGTGCGCTATGACCGGGAAATGAAGGATTATGGACCAGCTAAGGGAGGCAAGAAGAAGAAGGATCCTAATGCTCCCAAAAGGCCACCGTCTGGATTCTTCCTGTTCTGTTCAGAATTCCGTCCCAAGATCAAATCCACAAACCCCGGCATCTCTATTGGAGACGTGGCAAAAAAGCTGGGTGAGATGTGGAATAATTTAAATGACAGTGAAAAGCAGCCTTACATCACTAAGGCAGCAAAGCTGAAGGAGAAGTATGAGAAGGATGTTGCCGACTATAAGTCAAAAGGAAAGTTTGATGGTGCAAAGGGTCCTGCTAAAGTTGCCCAGAAAAAggtggaagaggaagatgaagaagaggaggaggaagaagaggaggaggaggaggaggaggatgaataa